From Schaalia sp. ZJ405, one genomic window encodes:
- the xerD gene encoding site-specific tyrosine recombinase XerD yields MESLRDLSNDWLDHLRVERGASPHTLSNYRRDITRYVDDLDSRNITLADAVTPAVVEEHLAALSSGKLTGKPAASSSVARAAAAIRGFHRFLLREKVAQLDPAARVRPPKQGEHLPKALSVDQVAALLDAAHRGDDARSLRDAALLELLYATGARVSEVVSLAVDDIDLDDELSVVRLFGKGRKERLVPMGHYAREALGAYLVRSRPILAAKGHSSGVLFLNLRGRALSRQSAWEIIQRYAAAAGIDRDISPHTLRHSFATHLLEGGASVRDVQELLGHASVQTTQIYTKVTATTLREMYRSSHPRARA; encoded by the coding sequence GTGGAAAGCTTGCGTGACCTCTCGAATGATTGGTTGGATCACCTACGTGTTGAACGTGGTGCTTCACCGCACACGCTGTCGAACTATCGCCGCGACATCACTCGCTACGTTGACGATCTTGACTCTCGTAACATCACACTCGCGGATGCGGTGACTCCGGCAGTCGTCGAGGAACACCTCGCTGCTTTGTCGTCGGGGAAACTTACCGGAAAGCCAGCGGCGTCCTCGTCCGTGGCTCGTGCGGCGGCGGCAATTCGCGGTTTTCATCGTTTTCTTCTTCGAGAGAAGGTTGCTCAGTTAGATCCTGCGGCCAGGGTTCGTCCACCGAAACAGGGGGAGCATCTTCCCAAAGCCCTGAGCGTGGATCAGGTTGCTGCCCTCTTGGATGCGGCCCATCGCGGGGATGATGCCCGGTCGCTACGCGATGCCGCTCTCCTTGAGTTGCTCTACGCAACGGGGGCGCGTGTTTCGGAGGTCGTGAGCCTGGCGGTCGATGACATTGACCTCGACGACGAGCTGTCGGTTGTTCGCCTCTTCGGGAAGGGCCGCAAGGAACGTCTCGTCCCGATGGGGCACTATGCGCGGGAGGCACTTGGGGCGTACCTCGTGCGTTCTCGGCCAATTCTTGCGGCGAAAGGTCATTCCAGTGGTGTTCTTTTCCTGAATTTACGAGGACGAGCGCTCTCCCGACAAAGTGCGTGGGAAATTATTCAGCGCTATGCCGCTGCCGCTGGGATTGATCGTGATATTTCTCCGCATACGCTTCGGCATTCCTTTGCCACTCATTTGCTTGAGGGAGGGGCATCTGTGCGTGATGTCCAGGAGCTTCTTGGTCACGCCTCGGTGCAGACAACACAGATTTATACGAAGGTCACGGCGACGACGCTGCGTGAAATGTATCGGTCATCCCATCCTCGGGCACGAGCCTGA
- the tkt gene encoding transketolase, with protein MTLKWDQIDDRAVATAKVLAADAVEKVGNGHPGTAISIAPAAYLLYQRHMNIDPKDDRWIGRDRFILSAGHSSLTQYIQLYLAGMGLELDDLKSLRTAGSLTPGHPEYRHTKGVEITTGPLGTGIASAVGFAMNARRVHGILDPETPLGESVFDHQVYVLSGDGCLEEGVSGEACSLAGTQKLGNLTLIWDDNHISIEDDTKIAFTEDVLKRYEAYGWHVQRVDWLSEDGSYTEDVAALSEALDAAKAVTDKPSLIAVRTIIGWPTPGKQNTGGIHGSKLGAEALAGLKTTLGLDPEKSFDVDQEAVDAARANVAQRCADYRKDWDARFEAWKAANPERAALLERLQSGKLPEGWEKALPTFEAGKAVATRAASGQVLNAIADVLPELWGGSADLAGSNNTFIKGHPSFLPEGRSSEAFSGNEFGRNLHFGVREFGMGAVMNGIAADGPTRVYGGTFFVFSDFMRGAVRLAALMDLPVTYVWTHDSIGVGEDGPTHQPIEHLASYRAIPNLAIVRPADATETAQAWKAVLEQSHPAALVLSRQNLPNPARDESTGFASAENLVKGAYVLADTEGTPDVILLASGSEVSIALEARETLAAEGVAARVVSVPCMEWFEQQSAEYREEVLPSAVKARVSVEAGIALPWYRWIGEAGRAVSLEHFGASAAGDLLFSEFGIDAEHVVSAAKESIDAARA; from the coding sequence GTGACACTCAAATGGGACCAGATCGATGATCGCGCAGTCGCGACCGCCAAGGTTCTTGCAGCAGACGCAGTAGAAAAAGTAGGAAACGGACACCCCGGAACAGCAATCTCCATTGCTCCGGCCGCGTACCTGCTGTACCAGCGTCATATGAATATTGATCCGAAGGACGACCGCTGGATTGGCCGTGACCGCTTCATCCTCTCTGCGGGACATTCTTCCCTCACCCAGTACATTCAGCTCTACCTCGCCGGAATGGGCCTCGAACTTGACGACCTCAAATCCCTGCGCACCGCAGGTTCCCTGACGCCCGGGCACCCCGAATACCGCCACACCAAAGGCGTTGAAATCACCACCGGTCCACTCGGAACAGGTATCGCCTCCGCCGTTGGCTTCGCCATGAATGCTCGTCGCGTCCACGGCATCCTCGACCCTGAAACCCCCCTCGGTGAGTCCGTGTTCGACCACCAGGTGTACGTCCTTTCCGGCGACGGCTGCCTCGAAGAAGGTGTCTCCGGTGAAGCCTGCTCCCTTGCGGGTACGCAGAAGCTGGGCAACCTCACTCTGATCTGGGATGACAACCACATCTCCATTGAAGACGACACGAAGATCGCTTTCACCGAAGATGTTCTCAAACGCTACGAGGCGTACGGCTGGCACGTCCAGCGCGTCGATTGGCTTTCCGAAGACGGTTCCTACACCGAGGACGTCGCCGCTCTCTCCGAAGCCCTCGACGCGGCAAAGGCGGTCACCGATAAGCCCTCGCTCATTGCGGTTCGCACGATCATTGGCTGGCCAACCCCCGGCAAGCAGAACACCGGAGGGATCCACGGCTCGAAGCTCGGAGCTGAAGCTCTCGCAGGGTTGAAGACCACGCTCGGCCTCGACCCCGAAAAGTCCTTCGACGTTGACCAGGAGGCAGTGGACGCGGCTCGCGCGAACGTTGCTCAGCGCTGCGCCGACTACCGCAAGGACTGGGACGCTCGCTTTGAGGCATGGAAGGCAGCCAACCCCGAGCGCGCCGCCCTGCTTGAGCGCCTGCAATCAGGGAAGCTTCCCGAAGGCTGGGAGAAAGCTCTGCCAACTTTCGAGGCCGGGAAAGCCGTTGCAACTCGCGCAGCATCCGGTCAGGTCCTCAACGCCATCGCCGATGTGCTGCCCGAGCTTTGGGGTGGGTCTGCTGACCTCGCTGGCTCGAACAACACCTTCATCAAGGGACACCCGTCATTCCTCCCCGAGGGCCGTTCCTCTGAGGCATTCTCCGGCAACGAGTTCGGCCGTAACCTGCACTTCGGTGTGCGTGAATTCGGCATGGGTGCCGTGATGAACGGTATTGCCGCTGACGGCCCAACCCGCGTGTACGGTGGCACGTTCTTCGTGTTCTCCGACTTCATGCGCGGTGCTGTCCGTCTTGCCGCACTCATGGACCTGCCCGTCACCTACGTGTGGACGCACGACTCCATTGGTGTGGGCGAGGACGGCCCAACACACCAGCCCATTGAGCATCTCGCGTCCTACCGTGCGATCCCGAACCTGGCGATCGTGCGTCCCGCGGATGCAACCGAAACCGCCCAGGCGTGGAAAGCCGTGCTTGAGCAGTCGCACCCTGCGGCCCTCGTACTGTCGCGTCAGAACCTGCCGAACCCGGCGCGTGATGAATCCACCGGTTTTGCGTCCGCCGAGAACCTCGTCAAGGGCGCGTACGTTCTGGCTGACACCGAGGGAACCCCCGATGTCATCCTCCTGGCGTCCGGCTCCGAGGTATCCATCGCTCTTGAGGCTCGCGAAACACTGGCAGCTGAGGGCGTTGCCGCTCGCGTCGTCTCCGTGCCCTGCATGGAGTGGTTCGAGCAACAGAGCGCAGAGTACCGCGAAGAAGTTCTTCCCTCCGCCGTCAAGGCACGCGTCTCCGTTGAGGCAGGTATCGCCCTTCCGTGGTACCGCTGGATTGGCGAGGCCGGCCGCGCAGTTTCCCTGGAGCACTTCGGTGCCTCCGCTGCCGGTGATCTCCTGTTCTCAGAGTTTGGAATCGATGCCGAACACGTGGTTTCCGCTGCAAAGGAATCCATTGACGCTGCCCGCGCCTGA
- a CDS encoding GDSL-type esterase/lipase family protein: MVLSLVALVSVPSAHAQSEKPLVIVFDTSSSMADNDNNGQNKLLAAQTLMSDLVRERGDNVDLGLWTYPGGASVEGCAAGSWVPDMEPLKKPDPTNVDAQIRLLTANGDTPTGPALQKVVAELKAQGYHAAHIVLVTDGLANCGIPACEAARGIINEGFEIEVAAVAFNMGSESTQDLECLAKVTGGSFTSTENSEDLLKEIEEYKDQDLQLDVTALESVRRGDMTSVTATITNPKDEPVTGAALAIDVLPVVGSTNDSNATTAPVSPSGVKHYSPVRYPLSTIEAHGTIRRTWRFLISGDTNPRYQWKVYAGVHGKGAVVKTGNMEITDHDLTRHDGGELLASHGGTVVVLGDSYSSGEGAGDYANTHPPSCHRSPNVYGQLIGGKNTKIIACSGATTRDVLGGASEKQVSQIDLLRKIENPDVVVLTMGGNDIGFSDIVKECFLHDCQSNERKYRDFVSHLAHMSGSYMELSEVINSKELIAKRGGKLAPLIVSPYPDPFWSPSRGKCNHFGLNGFTSSEIAMSKRLLATLNERIRTEVKEAQAQGYPVYFSEPVITMAAGHSICVEDSYFVRLTLSDAVRRSADDFKTRLSLEKSQWDKDYDATFPELFHPNREGHHRWAQTLIAWSKSEDLQLRQQAPRVRITAGDRIIQALTSNVAPGVVRIDVDRKDLQASVDAAELTQSTEKRAVAQGDAVDVHLEGMAPKTRVLIQVRSTPQTVGSLPVDDKGMVSGKLTLPRVTNGQHELVVVGWNEDYRFVGTRIPITVSAGLPLFVVIVAGFMLAAAAGGVFFVVRRKRILKKLQLDE; this comes from the coding sequence GTGGTGTTAAGCCTTGTTGCCCTAGTCTCGGTTCCCTCTGCACATGCGCAGTCTGAGAAACCCCTGGTCATCGTCTTCGACACGTCGAGCTCAATGGCTGATAACGACAACAATGGGCAGAATAAGTTGCTCGCTGCACAGACACTGATGTCGGACCTTGTCCGCGAGCGCGGAGACAACGTGGACTTAGGGTTGTGGACGTACCCCGGTGGAGCGTCGGTCGAGGGCTGTGCGGCGGGAAGTTGGGTGCCGGATATGGAGCCCTTGAAAAAACCCGATCCCACTAACGTTGATGCACAGATTCGACTGCTCACCGCAAACGGCGATACTCCCACTGGGCCAGCCTTGCAGAAAGTTGTCGCGGAGCTCAAAGCTCAGGGGTATCACGCCGCACATATCGTTCTGGTGACCGATGGTTTGGCGAACTGCGGAATCCCGGCATGCGAGGCGGCTCGGGGAATTATCAATGAAGGCTTCGAGATTGAGGTCGCCGCGGTTGCATTCAATATGGGTAGCGAGTCAACGCAAGATCTTGAGTGTTTGGCCAAGGTCACGGGCGGATCGTTTACGTCGACGGAAAACTCTGAGGATCTTCTCAAGGAGATCGAGGAATACAAGGACCAGGATCTCCAGTTAGATGTCACTGCGCTGGAATCGGTTCGCCGTGGCGATATGACTTCGGTGACCGCAACGATCACGAATCCCAAAGATGAGCCGGTAACAGGTGCGGCACTGGCAATTGACGTCCTCCCCGTTGTCGGGTCCACGAATGATTCGAACGCGACGACTGCTCCTGTCTCACCCAGCGGCGTCAAGCACTACTCGCCGGTGAGGTATCCACTGTCGACAATTGAGGCACATGGGACGATACGACGGACATGGCGTTTCCTCATCAGTGGCGACACGAACCCCCGCTACCAATGGAAGGTGTATGCCGGCGTTCACGGTAAGGGAGCTGTTGTCAAGACCGGAAATATGGAGATCACCGATCACGACCTCACACGTCACGATGGTGGAGAGCTATTGGCTTCTCATGGGGGAACTGTCGTCGTTTTGGGTGACTCATATTCCTCGGGTGAAGGGGCGGGCGACTATGCGAACACGCATCCCCCCTCATGTCACCGATCCCCGAACGTCTACGGTCAACTCATTGGGGGAAAAAATACGAAAATCATCGCCTGTTCCGGGGCGACCACACGAGATGTCCTTGGAGGGGCCTCCGAGAAACAAGTCTCGCAAATCGACCTGCTAAGAAAGATCGAGAACCCCGATGTTGTTGTGCTGACGATGGGTGGAAATGACATTGGGTTTAGCGATATCGTCAAAGAATGCTTCCTTCACGACTGTCAAAGTAACGAACGCAAATACCGAGATTTTGTCTCACACCTCGCGCATATGAGCGGCAGCTATATGGAGCTTTCTGAGGTCATTAACAGCAAGGAACTCATTGCGAAACGCGGAGGAAAACTTGCTCCACTGATCGTTTCACCGTACCCTGATCCGTTCTGGAGTCCGAGTCGAGGCAAGTGTAATCACTTCGGTCTAAACGGGTTCACCTCCTCAGAAATTGCCATGTCAAAGCGTTTGCTTGCCACGCTCAATGAACGCATCCGAACTGAGGTCAAGGAGGCGCAGGCACAGGGGTACCCTGTCTATTTCTCTGAGCCAGTGATCACGATGGCCGCAGGACATTCAATCTGTGTCGAGGACTCCTACTTCGTCCGTCTGACGCTCAGCGATGCCGTCAGACGCAGTGCTGATGACTTCAAGACAAGACTGTCATTGGAAAAATCTCAATGGGATAAAGACTATGACGCAACCTTCCCGGAACTCTTCCACCCCAATAGGGAAGGGCATCATCGGTGGGCGCAAACATTAATTGCCTGGTCCAAGAGCGAAGACCTTCAGCTCCGCCAGCAAGCGCCGCGCGTGCGGATCACGGCGGGTGACCGTATCATCCAGGCTCTGACGTCGAATGTCGCACCCGGTGTTGTGCGTATCGATGTCGATCGAAAGGATTTACAGGCATCGGTTGATGCAGCGGAACTTACTCAGTCCACTGAGAAACGTGCTGTCGCGCAAGGAGATGCTGTTGATGTTCACCTGGAAGGAATGGCTCCAAAAACACGCGTTCTCATTCAAGTGCGTTCCACACCTCAAACTGTTGGAAGCCTTCCTGTGGACGACAAGGGGATGGTGTCTGGGAAGCTGACGCTCCCCAGAGTGACCAACGGTCAGCATGAACTCGTTGTTGTTGGGTGGAACGAAGACTATCGCTTCGTTGGTACGCGAATCCCCATCACGGTAAGCGCAGGACTCCCGCTCTTTGTGGTGATCGTTGCCGGGTTCATGCTGGCAGCTGCTGCCGGTGGAGTATTCTTCGTCGTCCGTCGGAAGCGGATCCTCAAGAAGCTGCAACTTGACGAATGA
- a CDS encoding PASTA domain-containing protein yields MPTCPQCGSLHRPNVDRCPVCGLSFGQIPASPVQPPQHYGPGQFGAPHPGEKVAPGPTDPIPHDVGTPLTGFPPNSTPAPPPPDAQTSDVLAAEPGNHALTPPDGQTPAPDPSQGTPNDGPKQTPTLLRRHRKALQKPAAAPDDDPKATLRRSLRKTGVVAIALFSFAALAAAFIGGWFVQSLIQTHAQGPVDSAAASRPDESAQSGGAVLDNQMPDVRGLPLNDAKQILADMDISLADVTVESKQWGGQPGLVIAQDPVMGEARRSKITLTVSEQAKMPRVIGSAKKEALETLRAFGVEPTVVEKYAMGSPTGTVIQASVKEGDPLPASVELTLAQAGSSIFLSQLNTVDSSCSRGAESVNGTEYANSLRCSPGRSEEGYTYGWLLNRKAMYLEGIVGVSDTDDTDSRVTVTVVGDGKQLASVTAAYATPVPLGVDVTGVLRLEVHVIGEDGSAVLADVRVKGSTDEIATLQGEQ; encoded by the coding sequence ATGCCGACCTGTCCCCAGTGTGGTTCCCTGCACCGACCGAATGTTGACCGATGCCCGGTGTGTGGACTGTCCTTCGGTCAGATCCCCGCCAGTCCCGTTCAGCCACCCCAACACTATGGCCCAGGACAGTTCGGAGCTCCGCATCCGGGAGAAAAGGTAGCTCCGGGCCCAACTGATCCGATTCCGCATGATGTCGGCACCCCACTCACCGGCTTTCCACCCAATTCGACACCAGCGCCACCTCCACCCGATGCGCAGACCTCGGACGTGCTCGCGGCGGAGCCGGGGAACCACGCACTGACCCCACCCGATGGGCAGACCCCAGCGCCGGATCCTTCGCAAGGGACCCCGAATGACGGTCCCAAACAGACACCAACGCTCTTGCGTCGCCACAGAAAAGCTCTTCAGAAGCCTGCGGCGGCACCCGATGACGATCCGAAAGCAACACTGCGGCGCTCGCTGCGAAAGACAGGCGTCGTTGCAATAGCTCTTTTCTCCTTTGCTGCATTGGCAGCGGCTTTCATTGGCGGATGGTTTGTTCAGAGCCTCATTCAGACACACGCGCAGGGGCCCGTTGATTCAGCGGCTGCTTCACGCCCCGACGAATCAGCACAGTCGGGCGGGGCCGTCCTCGACAATCAGATGCCCGATGTGCGGGGACTGCCGCTCAATGACGCGAAACAAATCCTTGCAGATATGGATATTTCCTTGGCGGATGTCACCGTCGAATCAAAGCAGTGGGGAGGACAACCCGGGTTAGTGATTGCGCAGGATCCTGTTATGGGTGAGGCTCGTCGAAGCAAGATCACTCTGACGGTTTCGGAGCAGGCGAAGATGCCGCGTGTCATCGGTTCGGCCAAGAAGGAAGCCCTTGAGACGCTTCGGGCGTTCGGTGTGGAGCCCACAGTCGTCGAGAAGTATGCGATGGGAAGTCCAACCGGAACGGTGATTCAGGCAAGCGTCAAAGAAGGGGATCCTCTACCGGCAAGCGTCGAGCTGACCCTCGCTCAGGCGGGAAGTTCGATCTTCCTTTCGCAGCTCAACACAGTTGATAGTTCGTGTTCGCGAGGAGCGGAGAGCGTCAATGGCACCGAATATGCGAACTCTCTCCGCTGTTCCCCAGGCCGGTCGGAGGAGGGATACACCTATGGCTGGTTGCTCAACAGAAAAGCGATGTATCTCGAAGGAATCGTCGGTGTCAGCGACACGGACGATACTGACTCGCGCGTAACGGTCACCGTCGTTGGTGATGGCAAGCAGCTCGCTTCGGTGACGGCAGCATATGCCACACCGGTTCCCCTGGGAGTGGATGTGACCGGTGTGTTACGTCTTGAGGTGCACGTCATTGGCGAGGACGGAAGCGCTGTGCTTGCGGATGTGCGGGTCAAGGGATCAACGGATGAGATCGCGACGCTTCAGGGAGAACAATGA
- the secG gene encoding preprotein translocase subunit SecG, translated as MAILHITLIVLIIIASLLLTLTVLMHKGRGGGLSDMFGGGITSNAGSSGVAERNLNRITLGVLVIWVVTIVAYGVLQRWVGF; from the coding sequence GTGGCAATTCTTCACATTACTCTCATCGTGCTCATCATCATTGCGAGCCTCCTGCTGACCCTCACCGTGCTCATGCACAAGGGGCGCGGTGGTGGCCTGTCCGATATGTTCGGTGGCGGGATTACATCGAACGCCGGCTCCTCCGGTGTTGCCGAGCGCAACCTTAATCGCATTACCCTCGGTGTTCTCGTCATCTGGGTGGTCACCATCGTTGCCTACGGCGTGCTTCAGCGCTGGGTAGGTTTCTGA
- the tpiA gene encoding triose-phosphate isomerase, whose amino-acid sequence MARTALMAGNWKMNMDHLEANHLVQGLAMELKDHNHDFDKCEVLVIPPFTDIRTVQTIVDADELGIKYGAQDVSIHDNGAYTGEISTEMLTKLGCTYVVMGHSERREYHNESDELVGQKARKVLDAGMTPILCCGEALEVRKAGTHVEFVLGQIRAALKGWSAEDVAKIVIAYEPIWAIGTGETATSDDAQEVCGAIRGALREDFGEATAEATRVLYGGSAKPGNIKELMAQADIDGALIGGASLKADSFAEMARFYA is encoded by the coding sequence ATGGCACGCACTGCGCTGATGGCAGGCAACTGGAAGATGAATATGGATCACCTTGAGGCGAACCATCTCGTCCAGGGCCTTGCGATGGAACTCAAGGATCACAACCACGACTTCGACAAGTGCGAGGTCCTCGTGATCCCTCCGTTCACCGACATTCGGACCGTCCAGACGATCGTTGATGCCGATGAGCTTGGCATCAAGTACGGTGCACAGGACGTGTCGATCCACGATAACGGTGCGTACACCGGTGAGATCTCCACCGAGATGCTGACGAAGCTGGGATGCACCTACGTGGTCATGGGACACTCGGAGCGTCGCGAATACCACAATGAGTCCGATGAGCTCGTTGGCCAGAAGGCTCGCAAGGTTCTTGACGCGGGAATGACCCCGATCCTGTGCTGTGGCGAGGCCCTTGAGGTCCGCAAGGCCGGCACGCATGTCGAGTTCGTCCTCGGTCAGATTCGGGCTGCTCTTAAGGGATGGTCCGCTGAGGACGTCGCGAAGATCGTCATTGCGTACGAACCCATCTGGGCAATCGGCACCGGCGAGACCGCGACCTCTGATGATGCCCAGGAAGTGTGCGGTGCAATCCGCGGGGCTCTGCGTGAGGACTTCGGTGAAGCTACTGCCGAGGCCACGCGTGTTCTCTACGGTGGTTCCGCCAAGCCCGGAAACATCAAGGAACTCATGGCTCAGGCCGACATTGATGGTGCCCTCATTGGTGGTGCCTCACTCAAGGCTGATTCTTTTGCTGAGATGGCGCGTTTCTACGCCTGA
- a CDS encoding phosphoglycerate kinase → MRSIDTLGDLRGKRVLVRSDFNVPLKDGVITDDGRIRAALPTLEKLVQAGAKVVVMAHLGRPKGTVDPAFSLAPVAQRLGELIDAPVTLAGDTVGDSAKETVAALEEGQIALLENVRFDARETSKVDEEREELARAYAELGDAFVSDGFGVVHRKQASVYDIAKLVPSAAGLLVVNEIESLRKATEEPERPYAVVLGGSKVSDKLGVIANLLKKADMLFIGGGMVFTFLAAQGHSVGKSLLEEDQIDTVKAYIDEAKERGVDLVLPTDVVVAPEFAANAPSTVVSVDAIPADQMGLDIGPESQKLFADKLATAKTVAWNGPMGVFEFEAFAAGTAAVAKALSDGSMFSVIGGGDSAAAVRTLGFDESTFSHISTGGGASLELLEGKVLPGIAVLED, encoded by the coding sequence ATGAGGTCAATTGATACTCTCGGCGACCTGCGCGGCAAGCGCGTCCTCGTCCGTTCAGACTTTAACGTTCCGCTTAAAGATGGCGTCATCACCGATGACGGGCGAATCCGTGCGGCCCTGCCGACGCTTGAAAAACTTGTTCAGGCCGGCGCGAAAGTTGTCGTCATGGCTCACCTTGGCCGCCCAAAGGGCACGGTTGATCCGGCGTTCTCTTTGGCTCCCGTTGCGCAGCGTCTCGGCGAGCTCATTGATGCTCCCGTGACACTTGCAGGTGACACCGTTGGAGATTCCGCAAAGGAAACGGTTGCTGCCCTTGAAGAAGGCCAGATTGCCCTCCTCGAAAACGTTCGTTTCGATGCGCGCGAAACCTCGAAGGTTGATGAGGAGCGTGAAGAGCTTGCTCGCGCGTACGCGGAGCTTGGTGACGCTTTCGTTTCGGATGGTTTCGGTGTTGTGCACCGCAAGCAGGCATCTGTTTATGACATTGCGAAGCTTGTTCCTTCCGCGGCTGGTCTCCTTGTAGTCAACGAGATCGAGTCGCTGCGTAAGGCAACTGAGGAGCCGGAGCGTCCCTACGCGGTTGTTCTTGGTGGCTCGAAGGTCTCTGACAAGCTCGGCGTCATCGCGAACCTCCTGAAGAAAGCTGACATGCTCTTCATCGGCGGCGGAATGGTTTTCACTTTCCTCGCTGCTCAAGGGCATTCTGTGGGCAAGTCGCTCCTCGAAGAGGATCAGATCGACACTGTGAAGGCCTACATTGACGAGGCGAAAGAACGAGGCGTGGACCTCGTTCTGCCCACCGATGTTGTTGTTGCCCCCGAGTTCGCCGCGAATGCTCCCTCGACGGTTGTGTCTGTTGACGCGATTCCCGCCGATCAGATGGGTCTCGACATTGGCCCTGAGTCGCAGAAACTGTTCGCCGACAAGCTGGCCACGGCCAAGACCGTTGCGTGGAACGGTCCGATGGGTGTCTTTGAGTTCGAGGCATTCGCAGCTGGTACAGCGGCTGTTGCTAAGGCTCTGTCCGATGGCAGCATGTTCTCGGTGATTGGCGGCGGTGATTCGGCCGCAGCCGTCCGTACTCTCGGATTCGATGAATCCACCTTCTCTCACATTTCCACTGGTGGCGGCGCTTCCCTCGAGCTCCTCGAGGGCAAGGTTCTGCCCGGTATTGCAGTTCTGGAGGACTGA
- the gap gene encoding type I glyceraldehyde-3-phosphate dehydrogenase, with protein MTTRVGINGFGRIGRNFFRAALEQGADIEIVAMNDLTDTKTLAHLLKYDSILGRFNGEVSYDDESIVVNGKSIKVLAQRNPADLPWGDLGVEVVVESTGFFTDGEKAKAHIDAGAKKVVISAPAKNVDGTFVIGVNEGEYDNAKHNIISNASCTTNCLAPLAKVLHENFGIVRGIMTTIHSYTGDQRVLDAPHGDLRRARAAALNMIPTKTGAAQAVALVLPELKGKFDGLAVRVPTPTGSLTDLTFEAEKEVSVESIKAAVKAAAEGELKGVLAYTEDPIVSTDIVGDPHSSIFDANETKVIGNLVKVLSWYDNEWGYSNRLVQLTALVGSKLA; from the coding sequence GTGACCACCCGCGTTGGCATCAACGGCTTTGGCCGTATCGGCCGTAACTTCTTCCGCGCAGCCCTTGAGCAGGGTGCGGATATCGAGATTGTCGCAATGAATGACCTCACCGACACCAAGACTCTCGCTCACCTTCTTAAGTACGATTCGATCCTCGGCCGTTTCAACGGTGAGGTTTCCTACGATGACGAGTCCATCGTTGTCAATGGCAAGTCCATCAAGGTTCTTGCCCAGCGCAACCCTGCCGACCTGCCCTGGGGCGATCTCGGCGTTGAGGTTGTCGTCGAATCCACCGGTTTCTTCACCGACGGTGAGAAGGCAAAGGCTCACATCGACGCCGGCGCCAAGAAGGTCGTTATTTCCGCTCCGGCAAAGAACGTTGACGGCACCTTCGTCATCGGCGTGAACGAGGGCGAGTACGACAACGCGAAGCACAACATCATTTCCAACGCTTCGTGCACAACTAACTGCCTCGCTCCGCTGGCCAAGGTTCTTCACGAGAACTTCGGCATCGTCCGCGGCATCATGACGACGATCCACTCCTACACCGGCGACCAGCGCGTCCTCGACGCGCCCCACGGCGACCTTCGTCGCGCCCGCGCCGCTGCCCTGAACATGATCCCGACGAAGACCGGTGCTGCTCAGGCTGTCGCTCTCGTTCTGCCTGAACTCAAGGGCAAGTTCGACGGCCTTGCCGTCCGCGTTCCCACCCCGACCGGCTCCCTCACCGACCTCACCTTCGAGGCGGAGAAGGAAGTTTCCGTTGAGTCGATCAAGGCTGCTGTCAAGGCTGCTGCTGAGGGTGAACTCAAGGGCGTTCTGGCCTACACCGAAGATCCGATCGTCTCCACCGACATCGTTGGTGACCCGCACTCCTCGATCTTCGATGCCAACGAGACCAAGGTCATTGGCAACCTCGTGAAGGTCCTGTCCTGGTACGACAACGAGTGGGGCTACTCCAACCGCCTCGTGCAGCTGACCGCTCTGGTTGGCTCGAAGCTCGCCTGA